One region of Corvus hawaiiensis isolate bCorHaw1 chromosome 12, bCorHaw1.pri.cur, whole genome shotgun sequence genomic DNA includes:
- the SLC38A8 gene encoding putative sodium-coupled neutral amino acid transporter 8 isoform X2 produces MERAAGEGRPLLPAAGGSAGLSSPELSSAGAVFILLKSALGAGLLSFPWAFGRAGGAVPALLVELGSLVFLVSGLAVLGYAAALSAQPTYQGVVRAVCGAAVGKLCEVCFLLNLFMISVALLRVVGDQLEKLCDSLYLNGTLSGAPQLPPWYVDQRFTLSALCVLVIFPLSVPREIGFQKYSSILGTLAACYLTLVIILKYYLQAESLSLNEPLQPSRSSSWTSIFSVIPTICFGFQCHEACVAIYSSMRNQSFSHWVAVSVLSMLICLLIYSLTAGLYGYLTFGEAVASDVLMSYPGNDPVVIIARLLFGVSVVTIYPIVVLLGRSVVKDLWATPKRRAVAVSEAHERCSRVALTVTWMAATLGIALFVPDIGKVIELIGGISAFFIFIFPAGLCLVCMTGTRSLGPRKRAALIAWGVLSVLGGAFVCGQSAALAVLGLLR; encoded by the exons ATGGAGCGGGCGGCGGGCGAGGGCCGGCCCCTGCTGCCGGCGGCGGGGGGCTCCGCCGGGCTCTCCTCGCCCGAGCTCTCCTCCGCCGGCGCCGTCTTCATCCTGCTCAAGTCTGCGCTGGGCGCGGGGCTGCTGAGCTTCCCCTGGGCCTTCGGcagggccggcggggccgtCCCCGCCCTCCTGGTGGAGCTG GGCTCGCTGGTGTTCCTGGTGAGCGGGCTGGCGGTGCTGGGCTATGCCGCAGCCCTCAGTGCCCAGCCCACCTACCAGGGCGTGGTCCGGGCCGTGTGCGGGGCGGCTGTGGGGAAGCTCTGTGAGGTCTGCTTCCTCCTCAACCTCTTCATGATCTCCGTGGCCCTCCTCAGGGTGGTGGGCGACCAGCTGGAGAAAC TGTGTGACTCCCTGTACCTCAATGGGACACTGAGTGGggccccccagctgcccccctgGTATGTGGACCAGCGCTTCACCctctcagctctgtgtgtcctCGTCATCTTCCCGCTCTCCGTCCCCAGGGAGATCGGCTTCCAGAAGTACTCCAG CATCCTGGGCACACTGGCTGCCTGCTACCTCACCCTGGTCATCATCCTGAAATACTACCTGCAGGCAGAGAGCCTGAGTTTGAATGAGCCCCTCCAGCCCTCCAG GTCCTCCTCCTGGACCTCCATCTTCAGCGTCATTCCCACCATCTGCTTTGGCTTCCAG TGCCACGAGGCCTGTGTGGCCATCTACAGCAGCATGCGCAACCAGAGCTTCTCCCACTGGGTCGCCGTCTCTGTGCTCTCCATGCTCATTTGCCTGCTCATTTACTCCCTCACTG CAGGGCTCTATGGCTACCTGACCTTCGGTGAGGCCGTGGCGTCTGATGTCCTGATGTCCTACCCGGGGAATGACCCGGTTGTCATCATCGCCCGCCTGCTCTTCGGTGTCTCCGTTGTCACCATTTACCCCattgtggtgctgctgggcag GTCTGTGGTGAAGGACCTGTGGGCAACCCCGAAGCGCAGGGCCGTGGCAGTGTCTGAGGCACATGAGCGGTGCAGCCGCGTGGCACTGACGGTCACCTGGATGGCTGCCACGCTCGGCATCGCCCTGTTCGTCCCCGACATCGGCAAAGTCATTGAACTCATCGGGGGCATCAGTGccttcttcatcttcatcttcccAG cagggctgtgcctcgTGTGCATGACTGGGACCCGCAGCCTTGGGCCACGCAAAAG
- the SLC38A8 gene encoding putative sodium-coupled neutral amino acid transporter 8 isoform X5 yields the protein MERAAGEGRPLLPAAGGSAGLSSPELSSAGAVFILLKSALGAGLLSFPWAFGRAGGAVPALLVELGSLVFLVSGLAVLGYAAALSAQPTYQGVVRAVCGAAVGKLCEVCFLLNLFMISVALLRVVGDQLEKLCDSLYLNGTLSGAPQLPPWYVDQRFTLSALCVLVIFPLSVPREIGFQKYSSILGTLAACYLTLVIILKYYLQAESLSLNEPLQPSRSSSWTSIFSVIPTICFGFQCHEACVAIYSSMRNQSFSHWVAVSVLSMLICLLIYSLTAGLYGYLTFGEAVASDVLMSYPGNDPVVIIARLLFGVSVVTIYPIVVLLGRSVVKDLWATPKRRAVAVSEAHERCSRVALTVTWMAATLGIALFVPDIGKVIELIGGISAFFIFIFPAGLCLVCMTGTRSLGPRKRGDWG from the exons ATGGAGCGGGCGGCGGGCGAGGGCCGGCCCCTGCTGCCGGCGGCGGGGGGCTCCGCCGGGCTCTCCTCGCCCGAGCTCTCCTCCGCCGGCGCCGTCTTCATCCTGCTCAAGTCTGCGCTGGGCGCGGGGCTGCTGAGCTTCCCCTGGGCCTTCGGcagggccggcggggccgtCCCCGCCCTCCTGGTGGAGCTG GGCTCGCTGGTGTTCCTGGTGAGCGGGCTGGCGGTGCTGGGCTATGCCGCAGCCCTCAGTGCCCAGCCCACCTACCAGGGCGTGGTCCGGGCCGTGTGCGGGGCGGCTGTGGGGAAGCTCTGTGAGGTCTGCTTCCTCCTCAACCTCTTCATGATCTCCGTGGCCCTCCTCAGGGTGGTGGGCGACCAGCTGGAGAAAC TGTGTGACTCCCTGTACCTCAATGGGACACTGAGTGGggccccccagctgcccccctgGTATGTGGACCAGCGCTTCACCctctcagctctgtgtgtcctCGTCATCTTCCCGCTCTCCGTCCCCAGGGAGATCGGCTTCCAGAAGTACTCCAG CATCCTGGGCACACTGGCTGCCTGCTACCTCACCCTGGTCATCATCCTGAAATACTACCTGCAGGCAGAGAGCCTGAGTTTGAATGAGCCCCTCCAGCCCTCCAG GTCCTCCTCCTGGACCTCCATCTTCAGCGTCATTCCCACCATCTGCTTTGGCTTCCAG TGCCACGAGGCCTGTGTGGCCATCTACAGCAGCATGCGCAACCAGAGCTTCTCCCACTGGGTCGCCGTCTCTGTGCTCTCCATGCTCATTTGCCTGCTCATTTACTCCCTCACTG CAGGGCTCTATGGCTACCTGACCTTCGGTGAGGCCGTGGCGTCTGATGTCCTGATGTCCTACCCGGGGAATGACCCGGTTGTCATCATCGCCCGCCTGCTCTTCGGTGTCTCCGTTGTCACCATTTACCCCattgtggtgctgctgggcag GTCTGTGGTGAAGGACCTGTGGGCAACCCCGAAGCGCAGGGCCGTGGCAGTGTCTGAGGCACATGAGCGGTGCAGCCGCGTGGCACTGACGGTCACCTGGATGGCTGCCACGCTCGGCATCGCCCTGTTCGTCCCCGACATCGGCAAAGTCATTGAACTCATCGGGGGCATCAGTGccttcttcatcttcatcttcccAG cagggctgtgcctcgTGTGCATGACTGGGACCCGCAGCCTTGGGCCACGCAAAAG
- the SLC38A8 gene encoding putative sodium-coupled neutral amino acid transporter 8 isoform X3: MERAAGEGRPLLPAAGGSAGLSSPELSSAGAVFILLKSALGAGLLSFPWAFGRAGGAVPALLVELGSLVFLVSGLAVLGYAAALSAQPTYQGVVRAVCGAAVGKLCEVCFLLNLFMISVALLRVVGDQLEKLCDSLYLNGTLSGAPQLPPWYVDQRFTLSALCVLVIFPLSVPREIGFQKYSSILGTLAACYLTLVIILKYYLQAESLSLNEPLQPSRSSSWTSIFSVIPTICFGFQCHEACVAIYSSMRNQSFSHWVAVSVLSMLICLLIYSLTGLYGYLTFGEAVASDVLMSYPGNDPVVIIARLLFGVSVVTIYPIVVLLGRSVVKDLWATPKRRAVAVSEAHERCSRVALTVTWMAATLGIALFVPDIGKVIELIGGISAFFIFIFPAGLCLVCMTGTRSLGPRKRAALIAWGVLSVLGGAFVCGQSAALAVLGLLR; the protein is encoded by the exons ATGGAGCGGGCGGCGGGCGAGGGCCGGCCCCTGCTGCCGGCGGCGGGGGGCTCCGCCGGGCTCTCCTCGCCCGAGCTCTCCTCCGCCGGCGCCGTCTTCATCCTGCTCAAGTCTGCGCTGGGCGCGGGGCTGCTGAGCTTCCCCTGGGCCTTCGGcagggccggcggggccgtCCCCGCCCTCCTGGTGGAGCTG GGCTCGCTGGTGTTCCTGGTGAGCGGGCTGGCGGTGCTGGGCTATGCCGCAGCCCTCAGTGCCCAGCCCACCTACCAGGGCGTGGTCCGGGCCGTGTGCGGGGCGGCTGTGGGGAAGCTCTGTGAGGTCTGCTTCCTCCTCAACCTCTTCATGATCTCCGTGGCCCTCCTCAGGGTGGTGGGCGACCAGCTGGAGAAAC TGTGTGACTCCCTGTACCTCAATGGGACACTGAGTGGggccccccagctgcccccctgGTATGTGGACCAGCGCTTCACCctctcagctctgtgtgtcctCGTCATCTTCCCGCTCTCCGTCCCCAGGGAGATCGGCTTCCAGAAGTACTCCAG CATCCTGGGCACACTGGCTGCCTGCTACCTCACCCTGGTCATCATCCTGAAATACTACCTGCAGGCAGAGAGCCTGAGTTTGAATGAGCCCCTCCAGCCCTCCAG GTCCTCCTCCTGGACCTCCATCTTCAGCGTCATTCCCACCATCTGCTTTGGCTTCCAG TGCCACGAGGCCTGTGTGGCCATCTACAGCAGCATGCGCAACCAGAGCTTCTCCCACTGGGTCGCCGTCTCTGTGCTCTCCATGCTCATTTGCCTGCTCATTTACTCCCTCACTG GGCTCTATGGCTACCTGACCTTCGGTGAGGCCGTGGCGTCTGATGTCCTGATGTCCTACCCGGGGAATGACCCGGTTGTCATCATCGCCCGCCTGCTCTTCGGTGTCTCCGTTGTCACCATTTACCCCattgtggtgctgctgggcag GTCTGTGGTGAAGGACCTGTGGGCAACCCCGAAGCGCAGGGCCGTGGCAGTGTCTGAGGCACATGAGCGGTGCAGCCGCGTGGCACTGACGGTCACCTGGATGGCTGCCACGCTCGGCATCGCCCTGTTCGTCCCCGACATCGGCAAAGTCATTGAACTCATCGGGGGCATCAGTGccttcttcatcttcatcttcccAG cagggctgtgcctcgTGTGCATGACTGGGACCCGCAGCCTTGGGCCACGCAAAAG
- the SLC38A8 gene encoding putative sodium-coupled neutral amino acid transporter 8 isoform X6: MERAAGEGRPLLPAAGGSAGLSSPELSSAGAVFILLKSALGAGLLSFPWAFGRAGGAVPALLVELGSLVFLVSGLAVLGYAAALSAQPTYQGVVRAVCGAAVGKLCEVCFLLNLFMISVALLRVVGDQLEKLCDSLYLNGTLSGAPQLPPWYVDQRFTLSALCVLVIFPLSVPREIGFQKYSSILGTLAACYLTLVIILKYYLQAESLSLNEPLQPSRSSSWTSIFSVIPTICFGFQCHEACVAIYSSMRNQSFSHWVAVSVLSMLICLLIYSLTAGLYGYLTFGEAVASDVLMSYPGNDPVVIIARLLFGVSVVTIYPIVVLLGRSVVKDLWATPKRRAVAVSEAHERCSRVALTVTWMAATLGIALFVPDIGKVIELIGGISAFFIFIFPGLCLVCMTGTRSLGPRKRGDWG, translated from the exons ATGGAGCGGGCGGCGGGCGAGGGCCGGCCCCTGCTGCCGGCGGCGGGGGGCTCCGCCGGGCTCTCCTCGCCCGAGCTCTCCTCCGCCGGCGCCGTCTTCATCCTGCTCAAGTCTGCGCTGGGCGCGGGGCTGCTGAGCTTCCCCTGGGCCTTCGGcagggccggcggggccgtCCCCGCCCTCCTGGTGGAGCTG GGCTCGCTGGTGTTCCTGGTGAGCGGGCTGGCGGTGCTGGGCTATGCCGCAGCCCTCAGTGCCCAGCCCACCTACCAGGGCGTGGTCCGGGCCGTGTGCGGGGCGGCTGTGGGGAAGCTCTGTGAGGTCTGCTTCCTCCTCAACCTCTTCATGATCTCCGTGGCCCTCCTCAGGGTGGTGGGCGACCAGCTGGAGAAAC TGTGTGACTCCCTGTACCTCAATGGGACACTGAGTGGggccccccagctgcccccctgGTATGTGGACCAGCGCTTCACCctctcagctctgtgtgtcctCGTCATCTTCCCGCTCTCCGTCCCCAGGGAGATCGGCTTCCAGAAGTACTCCAG CATCCTGGGCACACTGGCTGCCTGCTACCTCACCCTGGTCATCATCCTGAAATACTACCTGCAGGCAGAGAGCCTGAGTTTGAATGAGCCCCTCCAGCCCTCCAG GTCCTCCTCCTGGACCTCCATCTTCAGCGTCATTCCCACCATCTGCTTTGGCTTCCAG TGCCACGAGGCCTGTGTGGCCATCTACAGCAGCATGCGCAACCAGAGCTTCTCCCACTGGGTCGCCGTCTCTGTGCTCTCCATGCTCATTTGCCTGCTCATTTACTCCCTCACTG CAGGGCTCTATGGCTACCTGACCTTCGGTGAGGCCGTGGCGTCTGATGTCCTGATGTCCTACCCGGGGAATGACCCGGTTGTCATCATCGCCCGCCTGCTCTTCGGTGTCTCCGTTGTCACCATTTACCCCattgtggtgctgctgggcag GTCTGTGGTGAAGGACCTGTGGGCAACCCCGAAGCGCAGGGCCGTGGCAGTGTCTGAGGCACATGAGCGGTGCAGCCGCGTGGCACTGACGGTCACCTGGATGGCTGCCACGCTCGGCATCGCCCTGTTCGTCCCCGACATCGGCAAAGTCATTGAACTCATCGGGGGCATCAGTGccttcttcatcttcatcttcccAG ggctgtgcctcgTGTGCATGACTGGGACCCGCAGCCTTGGGCCACGCAAAAG
- the SLC38A8 gene encoding putative sodium-coupled neutral amino acid transporter 8 isoform X4: MERAAGEGRPLLPAAGGSAGLSSPELSSAGAVFILLKSALGAGLLSFPWAFGRAGGAVPALLVELGSLVFLVSGLAVLGYAAALSAQPTYQGVVRAVCGAAVGKLCEVCFLLNLFMISVALLRVVGDQLEKLCDSLYLNGTLSGAPQLPPWYVDQRFTLSALCVLVIFPLSVPREIGFQKYSSILGTLAACYLTLVIILKYYLQAESLSLNEPLQPSRSSSWTSIFSVIPTICFGFQCHEACVAIYSSMRNQSFSHWVAVSVLSMLICLLIYSLTGLYGYLTFGEAVASDVLMSYPGNDPVVIIARLLFGVSVVTIYPIVVLLGRSVVKDLWATPKRRAVAVSEAHERCSRVALTVTWMAATLGIALFVPDIGKVIELIGGISAFFIFIFPGLCLVCMTGTRSLGPRKRAALIAWGVLSVLGGAFVCGQSAALAVLGLLR, encoded by the exons ATGGAGCGGGCGGCGGGCGAGGGCCGGCCCCTGCTGCCGGCGGCGGGGGGCTCCGCCGGGCTCTCCTCGCCCGAGCTCTCCTCCGCCGGCGCCGTCTTCATCCTGCTCAAGTCTGCGCTGGGCGCGGGGCTGCTGAGCTTCCCCTGGGCCTTCGGcagggccggcggggccgtCCCCGCCCTCCTGGTGGAGCTG GGCTCGCTGGTGTTCCTGGTGAGCGGGCTGGCGGTGCTGGGCTATGCCGCAGCCCTCAGTGCCCAGCCCACCTACCAGGGCGTGGTCCGGGCCGTGTGCGGGGCGGCTGTGGGGAAGCTCTGTGAGGTCTGCTTCCTCCTCAACCTCTTCATGATCTCCGTGGCCCTCCTCAGGGTGGTGGGCGACCAGCTGGAGAAAC TGTGTGACTCCCTGTACCTCAATGGGACACTGAGTGGggccccccagctgcccccctgGTATGTGGACCAGCGCTTCACCctctcagctctgtgtgtcctCGTCATCTTCCCGCTCTCCGTCCCCAGGGAGATCGGCTTCCAGAAGTACTCCAG CATCCTGGGCACACTGGCTGCCTGCTACCTCACCCTGGTCATCATCCTGAAATACTACCTGCAGGCAGAGAGCCTGAGTTTGAATGAGCCCCTCCAGCCCTCCAG GTCCTCCTCCTGGACCTCCATCTTCAGCGTCATTCCCACCATCTGCTTTGGCTTCCAG TGCCACGAGGCCTGTGTGGCCATCTACAGCAGCATGCGCAACCAGAGCTTCTCCCACTGGGTCGCCGTCTCTGTGCTCTCCATGCTCATTTGCCTGCTCATTTACTCCCTCACTG GGCTCTATGGCTACCTGACCTTCGGTGAGGCCGTGGCGTCTGATGTCCTGATGTCCTACCCGGGGAATGACCCGGTTGTCATCATCGCCCGCCTGCTCTTCGGTGTCTCCGTTGTCACCATTTACCCCattgtggtgctgctgggcag GTCTGTGGTGAAGGACCTGTGGGCAACCCCGAAGCGCAGGGCCGTGGCAGTGTCTGAGGCACATGAGCGGTGCAGCCGCGTGGCACTGACGGTCACCTGGATGGCTGCCACGCTCGGCATCGCCCTGTTCGTCCCCGACATCGGCAAAGTCATTGAACTCATCGGGGGCATCAGTGccttcttcatcttcatcttcccAG ggctgtgcctcgTGTGCATGACTGGGACCCGCAGCCTTGGGCCACGCAAAAG
- the SLC38A8 gene encoding putative sodium-coupled neutral amino acid transporter 8 isoform X7: MERAAGEGRPLLPAAGGSAGLSSPELSSAGAVFILLKSALGAGLLSFPWAFGRAGGAVPALLVELGSLVFLVSGLAVLGYAAALSAQPTYQGVVRAVCGAAVGKLCEVCFLLNLFMISVALLRVVGDQLEKLCDSLYLNGTLSGAPQLPPWYVDQRFTLSALCVLVIFPLSVPREIGFQKYSRSSSWTSIFSVIPTICFGFQCHEACVAIYSSMRNQSFSHWVAVSVLSMLICLLIYSLTAGLYGYLTFGEAVASDVLMSYPGNDPVVIIARLLFGVSVVTIYPIVVLLGRSVVKDLWATPKRRAVAVSEAHERCSRVALTVTWMAATLGIALFVPDIGKVIELIGGISAFFIFIFPAGLCLVCMTGTRSLGPRKRAALIAWGVLSVLGGAFVCGQSAALAVLGLLR; encoded by the exons ATGGAGCGGGCGGCGGGCGAGGGCCGGCCCCTGCTGCCGGCGGCGGGGGGCTCCGCCGGGCTCTCCTCGCCCGAGCTCTCCTCCGCCGGCGCCGTCTTCATCCTGCTCAAGTCTGCGCTGGGCGCGGGGCTGCTGAGCTTCCCCTGGGCCTTCGGcagggccggcggggccgtCCCCGCCCTCCTGGTGGAGCTG GGCTCGCTGGTGTTCCTGGTGAGCGGGCTGGCGGTGCTGGGCTATGCCGCAGCCCTCAGTGCCCAGCCCACCTACCAGGGCGTGGTCCGGGCCGTGTGCGGGGCGGCTGTGGGGAAGCTCTGTGAGGTCTGCTTCCTCCTCAACCTCTTCATGATCTCCGTGGCCCTCCTCAGGGTGGTGGGCGACCAGCTGGAGAAAC TGTGTGACTCCCTGTACCTCAATGGGACACTGAGTGGggccccccagctgcccccctgGTATGTGGACCAGCGCTTCACCctctcagctctgtgtgtcctCGTCATCTTCCCGCTCTCCGTCCCCAGGGAGATCGGCTTCCAGAAGTACTCCAG GTCCTCCTCCTGGACCTCCATCTTCAGCGTCATTCCCACCATCTGCTTTGGCTTCCAG TGCCACGAGGCCTGTGTGGCCATCTACAGCAGCATGCGCAACCAGAGCTTCTCCCACTGGGTCGCCGTCTCTGTGCTCTCCATGCTCATTTGCCTGCTCATTTACTCCCTCACTG CAGGGCTCTATGGCTACCTGACCTTCGGTGAGGCCGTGGCGTCTGATGTCCTGATGTCCTACCCGGGGAATGACCCGGTTGTCATCATCGCCCGCCTGCTCTTCGGTGTCTCCGTTGTCACCATTTACCCCattgtggtgctgctgggcag GTCTGTGGTGAAGGACCTGTGGGCAACCCCGAAGCGCAGGGCCGTGGCAGTGTCTGAGGCACATGAGCGGTGCAGCCGCGTGGCACTGACGGTCACCTGGATGGCTGCCACGCTCGGCATCGCCCTGTTCGTCCCCGACATCGGCAAAGTCATTGAACTCATCGGGGGCATCAGTGccttcttcatcttcatcttcccAG cagggctgtgcctcgTGTGCATGACTGGGACCCGCAGCCTTGGGCCACGCAAAAG
- the SLC38A8 gene encoding putative sodium-coupled neutral amino acid transporter 8 isoform X1 codes for MERAAGEGRPLLPAAGGSAGLSSPELSSAGAVFILLKSALGAGLLSFPWAFGRAGGAVPALLVELGSLVFLVSGLAVLGYAAALSAQPTYQGVVRAVCGAAVGKLCEVCFLLNLFMISVALLRVVGDQLEKLCDSLYLNGTLSGAPQLPPWYVDQRFTLSALCVLVIFPLSVPREIGFQKYSSILGTLAACYLTLVIILKYYLQAESLSLNEPLQPSRSSSWTSIFSVIPTICFGFQCHEACVAIYSSMRNQSFSHWVAVSVLSMLICLLIYSLTGNPNTKPFTSSLPQRSPLPWLIHPPRGSSVLLAAWPPTPASLSAGLYGYLTFGEAVASDVLMSYPGNDPVVIIARLLFGVSVVTIYPIVVLLGRSVVKDLWATPKRRAVAVSEAHERCSRVALTVTWMAATLGIALFVPDIGKVIELIGGISAFFIFIFPGLCLVCMTGTRSLGPRKRAALIAWGVLSVLGGAFVCGQSAALAVLGLLR; via the exons ATGGAGCGGGCGGCGGGCGAGGGCCGGCCCCTGCTGCCGGCGGCGGGGGGCTCCGCCGGGCTCTCCTCGCCCGAGCTCTCCTCCGCCGGCGCCGTCTTCATCCTGCTCAAGTCTGCGCTGGGCGCGGGGCTGCTGAGCTTCCCCTGGGCCTTCGGcagggccggcggggccgtCCCCGCCCTCCTGGTGGAGCTG GGCTCGCTGGTGTTCCTGGTGAGCGGGCTGGCGGTGCTGGGCTATGCCGCAGCCCTCAGTGCCCAGCCCACCTACCAGGGCGTGGTCCGGGCCGTGTGCGGGGCGGCTGTGGGGAAGCTCTGTGAGGTCTGCTTCCTCCTCAACCTCTTCATGATCTCCGTGGCCCTCCTCAGGGTGGTGGGCGACCAGCTGGAGAAAC TGTGTGACTCCCTGTACCTCAATGGGACACTGAGTGGggccccccagctgcccccctgGTATGTGGACCAGCGCTTCACCctctcagctctgtgtgtcctCGTCATCTTCCCGCTCTCCGTCCCCAGGGAGATCGGCTTCCAGAAGTACTCCAG CATCCTGGGCACACTGGCTGCCTGCTACCTCACCCTGGTCATCATCCTGAAATACTACCTGCAGGCAGAGAGCCTGAGTTTGAATGAGCCCCTCCAGCCCTCCAG GTCCTCCTCCTGGACCTCCATCTTCAGCGTCATTCCCACCATCTGCTTTGGCTTCCAG TGCCACGAGGCCTGTGTGGCCATCTACAGCAGCATGCGCAACCAGAGCTTCTCCCACTGGGTCGCCGTCTCTGTGCTCTCCATGCTCATTTGCCTGCTCATTTACTCCCTCACTGGTAACCCCAATACCAAACCCTTCACCTCCTCTTTGCCCCAGAGGTCCCCTCTCCCTTGGCTCATCCATCCTCCTCGGGGTTCCTCCGTCCTGCTCGCTGCATGGCCGCCCACCCCTGCCTCCCTGTCAGCAGGGCTCTATGGCTACCTGACCTTCGGTGAGGCCGTGGCGTCTGATGTCCTGATGTCCTACCCGGGGAATGACCCGGTTGTCATCATCGCCCGCCTGCTCTTCGGTGTCTCCGTTGTCACCATTTACCCCattgtggtgctgctgggcag GTCTGTGGTGAAGGACCTGTGGGCAACCCCGAAGCGCAGGGCCGTGGCAGTGTCTGAGGCACATGAGCGGTGCAGCCGCGTGGCACTGACGGTCACCTGGATGGCTGCCACGCTCGGCATCGCCCTGTTCGTCCCCGACATCGGCAAAGTCATTGAACTCATCGGGGGCATCAGTGccttcttcatcttcatcttcccAG ggctgtgcctcgTGTGCATGACTGGGACCCGCAGCCTTGGGCCACGCAAAAG